From one Parabacteroides sp. FAFU027 genomic stretch:
- the cysN gene encoding sulfate adenylyltransferase subunit CysN, which yields MSLTTLDIQKKDESGSGYLNMELLRFSTAGSVDDGKSTLIGRLLYDSKSIFEDQLEAVKEASKRSGTDEVNLALLTDGLRAEREQGITIDVAYRYFATPKRKFIIADTPGHIQYTRNMVTGASTSDLSIILIDARNGILEQTIRHSYIASLLQIPYVVICVNKMDLVDFSEEVFNKIQEDYKKITNAVPLRNVRFVPISARDGDNVVERSENTPWYKGQTLLDILETTPVEHKINSEAARFPVQYVIRPYQDKYHDYRGYAGRLAGGQLNVGDPVVILPSGVKSTVKSINDFDKELETAFAPQSVTVHLNDQVDASRGDIIVKDDEHLPQVGQNVSLMVSWLNEKPLQLNNKYIIRHATSETKGIIKEIVYKVNINTLENNFADKTIHANDIALINIRTAKPLVFDSYSKNRITGSLVFIDENTFETVGAGMIIDDLENVTDGRFI from the coding sequence ATGTCACTGACAACATTAGATATACAGAAAAAAGACGAATCAGGAAGCGGCTACCTCAATATGGAACTGCTCCGGTTCTCCACCGCAGGAAGTGTGGATGATGGTAAAAGTACCCTCATCGGTCGTCTTCTCTACGATAGCAAATCCATCTTCGAAGACCAGCTCGAAGCTGTGAAAGAGGCCAGCAAACGCAGCGGTACCGACGAGGTGAACCTTGCTCTCCTGACCGACGGACTTCGTGCCGAACGTGAACAGGGTATTACCATCGACGTGGCTTATCGTTATTTTGCAACTCCTAAACGCAAGTTTATCATTGCCGATACTCCGGGACACATCCAGTACACCCGCAACATGGTGACCGGCGCCTCGACCTCTGACTTGTCCATCATCCTCATTGATGCCCGCAACGGTATTCTGGAACAGACCATCCGTCACTCCTACATCGCATCGTTGCTGCAAATTCCTTATGTAGTGATTTGCGTCAACAAAATGGACCTGGTGGATTTCTCCGAAGAGGTATTCAATAAAATCCAGGAGGATTACAAGAAAATCACCAACGCTGTACCTTTGCGCAATGTTCGCTTCGTTCCTATTTCTGCCCGCGATGGCGACAATGTGGTGGAACGTTCTGAAAATACGCCGTGGTACAAAGGCCAAACCCTGCTCGACATTCTCGAGACTACTCCGGTAGAGCACAAAATCAATTCTGAAGCTGCGCGTTTCCCGGTTCAGTACGTGATTCGCCCGTATCAGGATAAATATCATGACTACCGCGGTTATGCTGGTCGCCTGGCCGGAGGTCAACTGAACGTGGGTGACCCGGTGGTTATTCTTCCTTCAGGAGTAAAATCGACCGTGAAGTCAATCAATGATTTTGACAAAGAGCTGGAAACTGCCTTTGCGCCTCAATCGGTAACCGTCCACCTGAATGACCAGGTAGATGCCAGCCGTGGCGACATCATCGTAAAAGACGACGAGCACCTGCCACAGGTAGGCCAAAACGTATCGCTGATGGTGAGCTGGCTCAACGAAAAACCGTTGCAACTCAACAACAAATACATCATCCGCCATGCGACCAGTGAGACGAAAGGCATTATCAAGGAGATTGTTTACAAGGTAAATATCAATACGTTGGAGAATAACTTTGCGGACAAAACCATTCATGCCAATGATATCGCGCTAATCAATATCCGCACTGCCAAACCGCTGGTCTTTGACTCCTACAGCAAGAACCGCATCACCGGTAGCCTTGTGTTCATTGACGAAAATACCTTTGAAACCGTAGGTGCCGGTATGATTATTGATGATTTGGAGAACGTGACTGATGGAAGATTTATCTGA
- the cysD gene encoding sulfate adenylyltransferase subunit CysD, with protein MSYKLTHLKELEAESIFILREVAAQFERPVLLFSGGKDSIVMTHLAYKAFYPAAIPFPLLHIDTGHNFPETIEYRDNLVKKIGATLLVGLVQDDIDAGRSVEEKGYNASRNKLQTVTLLNALEKHKFDAALGGARRDEEKARAKERFFSHRDEFGQWDPKNQRPELWNIFNGKKHLGEHFRVFPLSNWTEMDIWQYILQENIEMPSLYYTHEREVIERDGILLANLPFVNKRPDEIPVVKRVRCRTIGDVTCTGLTLSEANSLEEIIDEIASSRITERGGRSDDKRSEAAMEDRKKEGYF; from the coding sequence ATGAGCTACAAACTGACCCATTTGAAAGAACTGGAGGCGGAGTCTATTTTTATCCTACGCGAAGTGGCGGCGCAATTCGAACGTCCGGTGCTTCTCTTTTCCGGCGGAAAAGATTCCATCGTAATGACGCATCTGGCTTACAAGGCCTTCTATCCGGCTGCTATACCATTCCCGCTTTTGCACATAGATACGGGACATAACTTCCCCGAAACCATTGAGTACCGCGATAATCTGGTAAAAAAAATCGGTGCCACTTTGTTGGTCGGTCTGGTGCAGGATGACATTGACGCAGGACGTTCGGTAGAAGAAAAAGGCTACAACGCCAGCCGCAACAAACTGCAAACCGTTACGCTGCTCAATGCATTGGAGAAACACAAATTCGATGCGGCCCTCGGCGGTGCCCGTCGTGACGAAGAGAAAGCCCGTGCCAAAGAGCGCTTCTTCTCACACCGGGATGAATTCGGCCAGTGGGATCCGAAGAACCAGCGCCCGGAGTTATGGAACATCTTCAACGGTAAAAAACACCTCGGTGAGCACTTCCGCGTGTTTCCACTCAGTAACTGGACCGAAATGGATATCTGGCAATATATCCTCCAGGAAAATATTGAAATGCCAAGCCTCTACTACACCCACGAACGTGAAGTCATCGAGCGCGACGGCATTCTGTTGGCCAACTTACCGTTCGTCAACAAACGTCCGGATGAAATACCGGTTGTAAAACGGGTACGTTGCCGCACCATCGGAGATGTGACCTGTACCGGACTCACCCTCTCCGAAGCGAACTCACTCGAAGAGATTATCGACGAAATTGCCTCTTCCCGCATCACCGAACGCGGTGGCCGATCAGACGACAAACGCTCCGAAGCGGCAATGGAAGACCGGAAAAAAGAGGGATATTTCTAA
- the ribB gene encoding 3,4-dihydroxy-2-butanone-4-phosphate synthase encodes MTYQLNTVAEAIDDIRQGKVVLVFDDIARENEGDFIAAAELTTPEIINFMAKHGRGLICVGLTAERCQELSLERMVQSNTAVMTTAFTVSVDLKGKGCTTGISAYDRAMTVQALVDKETNPEELGRPGHIFPLIAHPEGVLGRMGHTEASVDLPRLAGLSPAGVMVEVMNDDGTMARWDDLVEVAKLHNVKLISITQLKEYRKEHNV; translated from the coding sequence ATGACTTATCAATTAAACACAGTAGCAGAAGCCATCGATGATATCCGGCAAGGAAAAGTTGTATTGGTTTTCGATGATATTGCCCGCGAAAATGAGGGCGATTTTATTGCTGCCGCTGAATTAACCACACCTGAAATCATCAATTTCATGGCAAAACATGGCCGCGGCCTGATTTGCGTGGGATTGACCGCTGAACGTTGTCAGGAACTTTCACTTGAACGCATGGTTCAGAGCAATACAGCTGTCATGACAACTGCATTTACCGTTTCTGTGGATTTGAAAGGTAAAGGTTGCACTACCGGAATTTCGGCTTACGACCGAGCAATGACCGTGCAAGCCCTGGTGGACAAAGAAACCAATCCAGAAGAACTGGGACGTCCCGGACACATCTTCCCATTGATTGCACATCCGGAAGGAGTGCTTGGCCGCATGGGGCATACGGAGGCATCTGTTGATTTGCCCCGTCTTGCGGGTTTATCTCCAGCCGGAGTGATGGTTGAGGTAATGAATGATGACGGAACCATGGCCCGCTGGGATGACCTGGTAGAAGTAGCTAAACTACACAACGTGAAGCTTATCTCCATTACCCAGTTGAAAGAGTACCGAAAAGAGCATAATGTATAA
- a CDS encoding phosphoadenylyl-sulfate reductase, with translation MNIVALQQQFEKSSTEDVLRYFLKEYKGKIALSSSLSIEDQVLTDLVAKIDKETRIFTLDTGRLFPETYSLIDKTNKKYSIAIEVFFPNHEKVEEMVKTNGINLFYNSVEKRKQCCQVRKLEPLKRSFQGLEVWICGLRQEQSITRFNTKAVEWDEANGIIKINPLVNWVEKDVWDYIKANDVPYNELHDKGFPSIGCQPCTRAIQPGEDLRAGRWWWEAPEHKECGLHNRPKKKKEAE, from the coding sequence ATGAATATAGTAGCCCTACAACAACAATTCGAAAAAAGCAGCACAGAAGATGTGCTACGCTATTTTCTCAAAGAATACAAAGGGAAAATCGCCCTCTCATCGAGCCTGAGTATCGAAGACCAGGTATTGACCGACCTCGTGGCAAAGATTGATAAAGAAACCCGCATCTTCACTCTGGATACCGGTCGTCTTTTTCCCGAAACCTACTCGTTGATTGATAAAACCAATAAAAAGTACAGTATCGCCATCGAAGTCTTTTTCCCGAATCACGAAAAGGTGGAGGAGATGGTGAAGACTAACGGCATCAACCTCTTTTACAATAGTGTAGAGAAACGGAAACAGTGCTGCCAGGTACGGAAACTGGAACCGTTGAAACGCTCTTTCCAGGGGCTGGAAGTTTGGATTTGCGGTCTGCGCCAGGAACAATCCATTACCCGATTTAATACAAAAGCTGTGGAATGGGATGAAGCCAACGGTATCATCAAAATCAATCCGTTGGTCAACTGGGTGGAGAAAGATGTGTGGGATTATATCAAAGCCAACGATGTCCCCTACAACGAACTGCATGATAAAGGTTTCCCAAGCATCGGTTGCCAACCGTGTACCCGTGCTATCCAGCCGGGTGAAGACCTGCGCGCCGGACGTTGGTGGTGGGAAGCACCCGAACATAAAGAGTGCGGACTTCACAACCGTCCGAAAAAGAAAAAAGAGGCTGAATAA